One window of Psychrobacillus sp. FSL H8-0483 genomic DNA carries:
- a CDS encoding helix-turn-helix domain-containing protein — MEVQPELCRVEDALGILVGKWKPIILLTILNEGTQRFSELKRRVPGITQKMLTNQLRELEQEDIITRKVYPQVPPKVEYSITEYGKSLEPILEAMHEWGTAHTLHKMNKAQNNPSDKEQMQS; from the coding sequence ATGGAAGTACAACCGGAATTATGCCGTGTAGAAGATGCTCTAGGTATATTAGTAGGGAAATGGAAACCAATTATATTATTAACTATTTTGAATGAAGGTACACAAAGATTCAGTGAGCTCAAACGAAGAGTACCAGGAATCACACAAAAAATGTTAACCAACCAGCTCCGCGAATTAGAACAGGAGGATATTATCACTCGTAAAGTATATCCACAGGTACCACCTAAGGTAGAGTATTCGATTACGGAATACGGAAAGAGTTTAGAACCCATTTTAGAGGCAATGCATGAATGGGGAACGGCACATACACTTCATAAAATGAATAAAGCCCAGAACAATCCGTCTGACAAAGAACAAATGCAATCTTAA
- a CDS encoding LLM class flavin-dependent oxidoreductase has protein sequence MEKYRIDQSKGLEFGLYTLGDHIPNPLTGERISAEQRIHEIIDLAKLAEQAGIDFFSVGESHQEYFTTQAHSVVLAAIAQATSKMKLSSSSSIVSTSDPVRVYEDFATIDLISKGRAEIIAGRASRVGLFDLLGYNLRDYEELFEEKFELLLKINEEEVINWSGQFRAPLNNARVIPRPQKGSMPIWRAVGGPPASAIKAGYAGVPMMLATLGGPASSFKYSIDAYRDAAQSSGFDPASLPIATAGFFYAAETTQLAQSEAYPHVNQGMQLINGRGYPKQHFAQGADTRDVMNVGSPQQIIEKILYQHELFGHQRYIAQMDFGGVPYEKLVKNIELIGTEILPAIKKYTAKK, from the coding sequence ATGGAAAAATATCGTATCGATCAAAGCAAAGGTCTAGAATTTGGACTTTATACATTAGGGGACCATATTCCAAATCCACTTACAGGAGAACGTATTTCTGCAGAGCAGCGCATTCATGAAATCATCGATTTAGCGAAGCTAGCGGAGCAAGCAGGCATAGACTTTTTTAGTGTTGGGGAAAGTCATCAAGAGTATTTTACAACGCAGGCACATTCTGTTGTGTTAGCAGCAATTGCTCAAGCAACCAGTAAAATGAAACTCTCAAGCTCTTCATCGATCGTTAGTACTTCAGATCCTGTACGTGTATATGAGGATTTTGCGACGATTGATTTGATTTCCAAGGGACGCGCGGAAATCATTGCCGGTCGTGCATCACGGGTAGGGCTCTTTGATCTATTAGGCTATAATCTTCGCGATTATGAAGAGTTGTTTGAAGAGAAATTTGAACTATTACTGAAAATAAATGAAGAGGAAGTAATCAATTGGAGTGGGCAATTCCGCGCTCCATTAAACAATGCGAGAGTTATTCCGCGTCCGCAAAAGGGCTCCATGCCGATATGGCGTGCAGTAGGTGGACCACCTGCCAGTGCGATTAAGGCAGGTTATGCTGGAGTTCCGATGATGCTAGCTACATTGGGTGGACCAGCTTCGAGCTTTAAGTATTCTATTGATGCTTATCGTGACGCTGCACAAAGTAGCGGTTTTGATCCAGCGTCTCTTCCAATTGCTACAGCAGGCTTTTTCTATGCTGCCGAAACAACACAACTGGCGCAGAGCGAGGCATATCCTCATGTTAACCAAGGGATGCAGCTAATTAATGGACGTGGCTATCCGAAGCAACACTTTGCACAGGGGGCAGATACACGTGATGTCATGAATGTCGGTAGTCCACAACAAATAATTGAAAAGATTCTTTACCAGCATGAATTATTTGGTCACCAACGTTATATTGCACAAATGGATTTTGGTGGAGTACCATATGAAAAATTAGTAAAAAATATTGAACTGATCGGTACTGAAATCCTACCGGCGATTAAAAAATATACAGCCAAAAAATAG
- a CDS encoding NADPH-dependent FMN reductase, protein MKIVGISGSIVGSKTRTAMDYMVKEVTENYRDAEVTLIDLADYDVSFSDGRSYLEYEGDTGFVTKTIMEADAIIIGTPIFQASIPATLKNIFDLLPVNAFRDKVVSLLVTAGSPKHYLIVETQLKPILAYMKAQIVQTYVFIEEKDFHRKEIVNDDVLFRIDRLVEDTIVLTETYTKIRGEKEANYDF, encoded by the coding sequence ATGAAAATTGTTGGAATATCAGGATCCATAGTAGGGTCCAAAACACGTACTGCCATGGATTATATGGTAAAAGAAGTCACTGAAAATTATCGAGACGCAGAAGTGACATTAATAGACTTAGCTGATTATGACGTTTCATTTAGTGATGGACGCAGTTATTTGGAATATGAAGGGGATACAGGATTTGTAACAAAAACAATTATGGAAGCGGATGCTATTATCATTGGGACACCTATTTTCCAAGCGTCTATTCCAGCGACGTTAAAGAATATCTTTGATTTACTACCGGTCAATGCTTTTCGCGATAAAGTCGTGAGTTTGCTTGTAACAGCTGGTTCACCTAAACACTATTTAATTGTTGAGACACAGTTAAAGCCGATTTTAGCTTATATGAAAGCACAGATCGTTCAAACATACGTATTTATCGAGGAAAAGGATTTCCATCGAAAAGAAATTGTGAATGATGATGTCCTCTTCCGAATTGACCGTTTAGTGGAAGATACAATTGTTCTGACAGAAACATATACTAAAATTCGAGGAGAAAAAGAAGCAAATTATGATTTTTAA
- a CDS encoding aminoglycoside phosphotransferase family protein, translated as MIDHIPTLQKKIKLLQNASKIERLTKGYSPDKKFVVHVDDKKYLLRVGKIEGFEKKKSEFNILNELQQYNVQSSKPINIGVIDDLGVCYTIYSYLDGIDAKEAIPTLTEQEQYKIGMEAGEQLTRMHLYKAPPTMDTWYTRAMKKHYRYLEAYKTCGIKIKNDEKIIDFIESNKHSLKNRPNHFQHDDFHLENIIVKNKRYVGVIDFNNCDWGDPLHDFVKVAWSQRGLGVPFSIGQVQGYFDHNVPKDFWQLYSVYVGMVIFSSVVWCLRFSPEQLDEMIERLYVILEDHKNFEILKPAWYEPNMFLS; from the coding sequence ATGATCGATCACATACCAACTCTTCAAAAAAAGATAAAACTGCTTCAGAATGCTTCTAAAATAGAAAGACTGACGAAAGGCTACTCACCTGATAAGAAATTTGTGGTTCATGTAGATGATAAAAAATACTTGTTGCGTGTAGGCAAAATAGAAGGATTTGAAAAGAAGAAGTCAGAATTTAACATATTAAATGAATTGCAGCAGTATAATGTTCAATCTTCCAAGCCGATTAATATAGGTGTTATAGATGATTTGGGTGTTTGCTATACGATTTACTCTTATCTTGATGGGATAGATGCAAAAGAGGCCATACCTACTCTTACGGAACAAGAACAATATAAAATTGGAATGGAGGCAGGGGAGCAACTAACTAGGATGCATTTATATAAAGCCCCTCCTACAATGGACACTTGGTATACTCGAGCAATGAAAAAGCATTACAGGTACCTGGAGGCATATAAGACTTGTGGAATAAAAATTAAAAATGATGAAAAAATAATTGATTTTATTGAGAGTAATAAGCACAGTTTAAAAAATCGTCCTAATCATTTTCAGCATGATGATTTTCATCTAGAAAATATCATTGTGAAGAATAAGCGGTATGTTGGGGTTATTGACTTTAATAACTGTGATTGGGGAGACCCACTTCACGATTTTGTAAAAGTAGCTTGGTCTCAAAGAGGGTTAGGTGTTCCATTTTCAATCGGACAAGTTCAAGGATATTTTGATCATAATGTTCCAAAAGATTTTTGGCAGCTTTATTCCGTATATGTTGGAATGGTTATTTTTTCATCTGTTGTTTGGTGTTTAAGATTTTCGCCCGAGCAATTAGATGAAATGATAGAACGCTTATACGTAATATTAGAAGATCACAAAAACTTTGAAATATTAAAACCTGCATGGTACGAGCCAAACATGTTTTTAAGCTAA
- a CDS encoding hydrolase, producing the protein MGSRIMHLIIANRIAECLSIEDRTPFLLGGIAPDAVSPKDSSHFFKGEVQDYSRSIDYKGFLHKYSLQAESHYILGYFTHLIADDIWLKGFYLPWLKNRMEANKEIFNLYHNDFQLLNGKLLEHYGFTDELRKMLRYLPTIFDLQEVKSKDVEEFIPYVLGDMEYDKKVINEKLNVFTFNQIVGYIETSVDQGLSNIKPILTT; encoded by the coding sequence ATGGGTTCAAGAATAATGCACTTGATAATAGCTAATAGAATTGCAGAGTGTCTGTCGATAGAAGATAGAACACCGTTTTTACTTGGAGGCATTGCACCAGATGCTGTTTCACCGAAAGACTCATCACATTTCTTTAAAGGTGAAGTACAAGATTATTCAAGAAGCATTGATTACAAAGGATTTTTACATAAATATAGTTTGCAAGCAGAAAGTCATTATATATTGGGGTATTTTACACATTTAATCGCTGATGATATATGGCTGAAAGGTTTTTATCTTCCTTGGTTGAAAAACAGAATGGAAGCTAATAAAGAAATATTTAATTTATATCATAATGATTTCCAATTACTGAATGGGAAATTATTAGAACACTATGGCTTTACAGATGAATTAAGAAAAATGCTCCGTTATCTTCCTACAATCTTTGATTTGCAAGAGGTTAAGTCCAAAGATGTTGAAGAATTCATTCCTTATGTATTAGGTGATATGGAGTACGATAAGAAAGTAATAAATGAAAAACTTAATGTATTTACGTTTAATCAAATAGTTGGTTATATAGAGACATCAGTTGATCAGGGGTTATCGAATATAAAACCTATACTTACTACATAG